One Candidatus Dormiibacterota bacterium DNA window includes the following coding sequences:
- the secG gene encoding preprotein translocase subunit SecG: protein MKPFQIAAAATSAPAVQTTTVPNPIATQLTSTPLQTPISVQPQSFFQIHASWLTHGIAGLFLVSAIGLVILLAIQTTKQEGLSGTIGGRVESAYRGRMGADEQLKRITGIVAGAFFFTAFLLSLTGI from the coding sequence TTGAAGCCGTTTCAAATCGCCGCCGCGGCGACGTCCGCGCCCGCGGTGCAGACCACGACCGTGCCGAATCCGATAGCGACCCAACTGACGTCCACGCCGCTCCAGACGCCGATCAGCGTGCAGCCGCAGTCGTTCTTCCAGATTCACGCATCGTGGCTGACGCACGGCATCGCCGGCCTCTTCCTGGTCAGCGCGATCGGTTTAGTGATCCTCCTGGCGATCCAAACCACAAAACAAGAGGGGCTTTCGGGCACCATCGGAGGCCGCGTCGAATCGGCGTATCGTGGCCGCATGGGCGCGGACGAACAGCTCAAGCGCATCACGGGGATCGTCGCGGGCGCGTTTTTCTTTACCGCATTTCTGCTCTCGCTGACCGGCATCTAG